A single Arthrobacter sp. ERGS1:01 DNA region contains:
- a CDS encoding MarR family winged helix-turn-helix transcriptional regulator encodes MTKNTSRPTGAAPLAAELRVAIMRTSRRLRAEAASHDISPGQYSVLAAILRASMTVGQLAEREKIQAPSMTRIVNDLAAAGHVTRGANPLDKRQVLVQITDDGAAVLERARNKRTQWLAKRVAALTPEQRATLHEAALILAEMSSS; translated from the coding sequence GTGACGAAGAACACATCACGACCCACCGGCGCGGCGCCGCTCGCCGCCGAACTTCGTGTGGCAATCATGCGCACCTCGCGCAGGCTGCGCGCGGAAGCCGCCTCCCATGACATCAGCCCCGGCCAGTACTCGGTCTTGGCCGCCATCCTTCGCGCCTCCATGACGGTTGGCCAGCTGGCCGAACGCGAAAAAATCCAGGCACCGTCCATGACCCGGATCGTCAACGACCTGGCCGCCGCCGGCCATGTCACGCGGGGGGCAAACCCGCTGGACAAGCGCCAGGTGCTGGTCCAGATCACCGACGACGGCGCCGCGGTGCTGGAGCGGGCCCGGAACAAGCGCACCCAGTGGCTGGCCAAGCGGGTGGCCGCACTGACGCCCGAACAACGTGCCACGCTCCATGAAGCGGCCCTGATCCTGGCGGAGATGAGCAGCTCATGA
- a CDS encoding MFS transporter, whose translation MNAMFRALKVFNYRLWVTGALVSNIGTWMQRVAQDWLVLTVLTHNSGTAAGITTGLQFLPIVFLGPFAGLLGDRVNKRKLLLCTQTAMGLCALLLGLLVVTHSVQLWHVYVLALLLGVASAFDAPSRQAFVSEVVAKADVPNAVALNSASFNLARLAGPGVAGLVIAAFGTGPAFLINAASFAAVIVSLWRMRVSELQPSVRVPRAKGQIREGFSYIRQRPDLMMIMALVFMIGTFGMNFQITNALMATTIFHLGPGEYGLLGSVMAVGTLAAALLAARRKNMRMAYIVGGALAFGVTVAIAAFMPSYALYALALVPVGLASLTFMNACNTTVQLTTDSAMRGRVLAVYMAVLQGGTPIGAPLVGWIATEFGARWSLGIGAVVSVAAALIALAMMNRRNHVRFRDQVRGLRPFAMAQALHR comes from the coding sequence ATGAACGCCATGTTCCGCGCCCTGAAGGTGTTCAACTACCGGCTCTGGGTGACCGGGGCATTGGTTTCAAACATCGGCACCTGGATGCAGCGCGTTGCCCAGGACTGGCTGGTGCTGACGGTGTTGACGCACAATTCCGGAACCGCAGCAGGCATCACCACCGGCCTGCAGTTCCTCCCGATCGTCTTCCTTGGGCCCTTTGCCGGGCTGCTGGGCGACAGGGTCAACAAACGCAAGCTTCTGCTGTGCACCCAGACGGCCATGGGCCTGTGTGCATTGCTGCTGGGGCTCCTGGTGGTCACCCACTCGGTGCAACTGTGGCACGTCTACGTGCTGGCCCTGCTGCTCGGTGTTGCCAGCGCCTTTGACGCCCCGTCGCGCCAGGCGTTTGTCTCCGAGGTGGTCGCCAAGGCCGACGTCCCCAACGCCGTCGCCCTCAACAGCGCCTCCTTCAACCTGGCCCGCCTGGCCGGCCCCGGTGTCGCCGGACTGGTCATCGCCGCCTTCGGCACGGGCCCGGCATTCCTGATCAACGCGGCCAGTTTCGCGGCCGTGATCGTCTCCCTGTGGCGGATGCGGGTTTCGGAACTGCAACCATCCGTTCGCGTGCCGCGGGCAAAGGGGCAGATCCGCGAGGGCTTCTCCTACATCCGGCAACGCCCGGACCTGATGATGATCATGGCGCTGGTGTTCATGATCGGCACCTTCGGGATGAATTTCCAGATCACCAACGCCCTGATGGCCACCACCATCTTCCATCTGGGGCCGGGCGAATACGGCCTGCTGGGCTCGGTCATGGCCGTGGGCACCCTGGCGGCGGCCCTGCTGGCCGCCCGCCGCAAGAACATGCGCATGGCCTACATTGTTGGCGGGGCGCTGGCCTTCGGGGTGACGGTGGCCATCGCCGCCTTCATGCCCAGCTACGCCCTGTACGCCCTGGCACTGGTCCCGGTGGGCCTGGCCTCCCTCACCTTCATGAACGCCTGCAACACCACCGTCCAGCTGACCACGGATTCGGCCATGCGCGGACGCGTATTGGCCGTCTACATGGCCGTGCTGCAGGGCGGGACGCCCATCGGGGCGCCGCTGGTGGGTTGGATCGCCACGGAGTTCGGCGCCCGCTGGTCCCTGGGGATCGGCGCGGTCGTGTCCGTTGCGGCGGCACTCATTGCGCTGGCCATGATGAACAGGCGCAACCACGTCCGCTTCCGCGACCAGGTACGCGGCCTGCGTCCCTTCGCCATGGCGCAGGCACTGCACCGCTGA
- a CDS encoding winged helix-turn-helix domain-containing protein, which yields MSVASGYVHISVRNAAKAVARGGSQNPLARAPQQDQPSYGNPAAYRRDNDAVAARLRAVPPIDAHPMTAPTPVIAGSDKLRGVSPDNVARGFVLYVGVDEDTAAAAGTSLAKLAQDIRAYAQSLVPQAQSYAAVAIAPSDAVGTALDVVRSTFGDPTVANRQRQEAVRVPVAAEQRPSGVLIDLARREVHLDGETLNLTFKEFELLNYLVENGTRTVGRDELLEGLWSNADEIPNERTIDVHIRRLRSKLGRLANTVRTVRGEGYRFYEHPEVVVWAAPEYSI from the coding sequence ATGTCTGTAGCTTCCGGATACGTCCACATCTCAGTTCGAAATGCAGCCAAGGCAGTTGCCCGCGGCGGCTCGCAAAACCCGCTGGCCAGGGCACCCCAGCAGGATCAGCCGTCCTACGGCAATCCCGCCGCCTACCGCCGCGATAACGACGCCGTCGCCGCCCGGCTGCGCGCCGTCCCCCCGATCGACGCCCACCCCATGACGGCGCCCACCCCCGTCATTGCCGGCAGCGACAAGCTCCGCGGCGTCAGCCCGGACAACGTGGCCCGCGGTTTCGTGCTCTACGTCGGGGTGGATGAAGACACCGCCGCCGCCGCCGGAACTTCGCTCGCCAAACTGGCCCAGGACATCCGCGCCTACGCCCAGAGCCTCGTCCCGCAGGCCCAAAGCTACGCAGCCGTGGCAATTGCGCCGTCGGACGCGGTGGGAACCGCGCTTGACGTGGTCCGCTCCACGTTCGGCGACCCCACCGTGGCCAACCGCCAGCGCCAGGAAGCCGTCCGCGTGCCCGTCGCCGCCGAACAGCGCCCCTCCGGCGTGCTCATCGACCTGGCCCGCCGCGAGGTCCACCTCGACGGGGAAACCCTGAACCTGACGTTCAAGGAATTTGAACTCCTGAACTACCTGGTGGAGAACGGCACCCGCACCGTGGGCCGCGACGAGCTCCTGGAAGGGCTCTGGAGCAACGCCGACGAGATCCCCAACGAACGCACCATCGACGTCCACATTCGCCGCCTGCGCTCCAAACTGGGCCGCCTGGCCAACACGGTCCGCACCGTGCGCGGCGAGGGCTACCGCTTCTACGAGCACCCCGAAGTGGTTGTCTGGGCCGCCCCGGAATACTCCATCTAG